From Pseudomonas sp. CCI4.2, one genomic window encodes:
- a CDS encoding helix-turn-helix domain-containing protein, which translates to MHKDSSHRAPVLQHVSQNVRRLRNAAALSQSALAEKSGVSRRMLVAIEAGEKNVSLATLDRVADALEVAFSDLIQAPDGRDPSRINEVAWAGLIPGSKAVLLAKAMAKREVELWEFCLQPGEVYSSEADPEGWSEQVYVFEGCLGVWLGGDIRYVESGEFFMFASHQVHAYRNDGHVLVRFVRNVVL; encoded by the coding sequence GTGCACAAAGACAGTTCCCATCGAGCGCCAGTGCTGCAACACGTCAGCCAGAACGTGCGACGCCTGCGCAACGCAGCAGCGTTGAGCCAGAGCGCCTTGGCGGAAAAGTCGGGGGTCAGCCGGCGCATGTTGGTGGCCATCGAGGCGGGCGAGAAAAACGTTAGCCTGGCCACCCTTGATCGGGTGGCCGATGCGCTGGAGGTGGCGTTCAGTGACCTTATCCAGGCGCCTGACGGGCGTGATCCCAGCCGAATCAATGAAGTGGCTTGGGCCGGCTTAATCCCCGGAAGCAAGGCCGTGCTGTTGGCCAAGGCAATGGCGAAACGTGAAGTGGAACTGTGGGAATTTTGCCTGCAGCCCGGCGAAGTCTATTCTTCCGAAGCCGATCCTGAGGGTTGGAGCGAGCAAGTGTACGTATTTGAGGGGTGCCTTGGGGTTTGGCTGGGGGGTGATATTCGTTACGTTGAAAGCGGCGAGTTCTTTATGTTTGCCAGCCATCAAGTCCATGCCTATCGCAATGACGGCCACGTGCTGGTGCGTTTCGTCCGTAACGTCGTGTTATGA
- a CDS encoding FAD/NAD(P)-binding protein, translating to MPASQLEQANRTVRTADILIVGAGLSGSMLAVQLLRLPGKRHILIVETRSELGRGEAYSATELGHTLNGNAARMSVEPDDPDDLTRWLGHYIAGGGWPESAEQGVPVAELFPPRGIFGLYVQQRLAEAQALGATNGSTLEHVRDEAVDLQSSDFGVRITLKSGKQLQGKFAVLATGMFPAARTQQRESSGLNAAAVDPWDVCTMSQLDPQAKVLIVGAGLTMVDALVSLQQAGHRGPIEVFSRHGLLPHVRRQPPVWVDFLAADPSIRSTRQLLRKVREQCQQAIAAGIDWQAPLDTVRAHIGRLWSQASDVQRRQFVRHVRPWWESHHHRSPPMGAALLAKLVKEGRLTIHAASFQGLEMLSTGQLQIRVRRRGDAEPSYIIGDALINSTGIEYDWRRVDRPLPRQLLARRLIQPGHLALGIAAKANGALLDAQGIVSKRLFSLGPPLRGMWWESTAVTDVASQAKALAERLASLR from the coding sequence ATGCCCGCATCGCAACTTGAACAGGCCAATCGTACTGTTCGTACCGCTGATATCCTGATTGTCGGCGCAGGCTTAAGTGGCAGCATGCTGGCCGTGCAATTGCTGAGACTGCCGGGTAAGCGGCACATTCTGATTGTCGAGACACGCAGTGAGTTGGGGCGAGGAGAAGCTTACAGTGCCACCGAGTTGGGCCACACGTTGAACGGTAACGCTGCCCGAATGAGCGTCGAGCCCGATGATCCTGACGACTTGACCCGCTGGCTCGGCCATTACATCGCGGGGGGCGGTTGGCCTGAGTCTGCCGAGCAAGGAGTGCCGGTGGCCGAACTCTTCCCTCCCAGGGGGATTTTTGGCCTGTACGTTCAGCAACGACTGGCCGAAGCCCAAGCTTTGGGCGCCACCAATGGATCGACGCTGGAGCATGTGCGGGACGAAGCAGTCGATCTACAAAGCAGTGATTTTGGCGTACGCATAACGCTTAAGAGCGGTAAGCAGTTGCAAGGCAAGTTCGCCGTTCTGGCCACCGGAATGTTCCCCGCCGCGCGCACGCAGCAACGTGAGTCCAGTGGGCTCAATGCAGCAGCTGTTGATCCGTGGGATGTCTGCACCATGAGCCAACTCGATCCGCAGGCCAAAGTCTTGATTGTCGGTGCTGGGCTGACCATGGTCGACGCCTTGGTGTCCTTGCAGCAGGCCGGGCATCGGGGACCGATCGAAGTTTTTTCCCGTCATGGCTTGTTGCCGCATGTTCGTCGACAACCGCCCGTATGGGTAGATTTTCTGGCCGCAGATCCCAGCATTCGCAGCACACGCCAGTTACTGCGCAAGGTGCGCGAGCAATGCCAGCAAGCCATTGCAGCAGGGATCGATTGGCAAGCGCCGTTGGATACAGTGCGCGCCCACATCGGCCGATTGTGGAGTCAGGCCAGTGATGTGCAACGCCGGCAGTTCGTTCGCCATGTTCGGCCGTGGTGGGAGAGCCACCACCATCGCTCGCCACCCATGGGCGCGGCGTTGCTTGCAAAGCTGGTCAAGGAGGGCCGTTTAACGATTCATGCCGCGTCGTTTCAGGGGTTGGAAATGTTATCCACAGGTCAGTTGCAGATTCGCGTCCGTCGACGAGGCGACGCTGAACCGTCGTACATCATCGGGGATGCGCTGATCAATTCAACGGGCATCGAATACGACTGGCGTCGAGTGGACCGGCCGCTGCCCCGTCAGCTGTTGGCCAGGCGCCTGATCCAGCCGGGACATTTGGCGCTGGGCATTGCTGCAAAGGCTAACGGTGCGTTGCTCGATGCGCAGGGAATCGTGTCGAAGCGACTGTTCTCACTGGGCCCGCCGTTGCGCGGCATGTGGTGGGAAAGTACGGCGGTCACCGACGTTGCCAGTCAGGCAAAAGCGTTGGCTGAGCGATTGGCTTCACTGCGTTAG
- a CDS encoding sigma-54 dependent transcriptional regulator, with amino-acid sequence MQLLTLPPSPALATSIRATAQVFEDPKSRALLAHVHQVAPSDASVLIIGETGTGKELVARHIHNLSGRRQGPFVAVNCGAFSESLVEAELFGHEKGAFTGALGAKAGWFEEANGGTLFLDEIGDLPMSIQVKLLRVLQEREVVRLGSRKSTPIDVRVLAATNVQLGKAINAGHFREDLYYRLDVVSLELSPLRVRPGDILPLTRHFIEVYSRRLGYGQITLSPEAEHTLKTYGWPGNIRELENVIHHTLLICHDGVIQRDDLRLSNLRIERQEENTPVDPSANGLLARAFQALFEEHTGALHEKVEDSLLRAAYRFSHYNQVHTANLLGLSRNIIRTRLIKIGELAVNKRRKNDDAEEERFLQLSI; translated from the coding sequence ATGCAGCTTCTGACCTTACCGCCATCGCCCGCACTGGCGACATCGATCCGGGCCACAGCTCAAGTGTTCGAAGACCCAAAATCACGTGCCCTGCTGGCGCATGTGCACCAGGTCGCGCCCAGTGATGCCAGCGTACTGATCATTGGCGAAACCGGCACCGGCAAAGAGCTGGTCGCACGGCATATCCATAACCTGAGCGGGCGTCGCCAGGGTCCGTTCGTAGCGGTCAACTGCGGCGCGTTTTCCGAATCGCTGGTTGAAGCCGAGTTGTTCGGTCACGAAAAGGGCGCGTTTACCGGGGCCTTGGGCGCCAAAGCCGGCTGGTTTGAGGAGGCCAATGGCGGCACGCTGTTTCTGGATGAGATCGGCGATCTGCCCATGTCAATTCAGGTGAAACTGCTGCGGGTGTTGCAGGAGCGGGAAGTCGTGCGCCTGGGCTCACGTAAAAGTACGCCCATCGACGTTCGGGTGCTCGCGGCGACCAACGTGCAGTTGGGAAAAGCCATCAACGCCGGGCACTTTCGCGAGGATTTGTATTACCGGCTGGACGTGGTCAGCCTGGAACTGAGTCCACTGCGTGTGCGGCCCGGCGATATCCTACCGCTGACTCGACACTTCATCGAGGTCTATAGCCGACGCTTGGGTTATGGCCAGATTACGCTGAGTCCGGAGGCCGAACACACACTCAAAACCTACGGCTGGCCGGGCAATATTCGCGAGCTGGAAAACGTAATCCACCACACCCTGCTCATTTGCCATGATGGCGTCATCCAGCGCGACGATTTACGCCTGTCGAATCTGCGCATCGAACGCCAGGAAGAAAATACGCCGGTAGACCCGTCCGCCAACGGGCTGCTAGCCAGGGCTTTTCAAGCGCTATTCGAAGAACACACCGGCGCCCTGCATGAAAAAGTCGAAGACAGCTTGCTGCGCGCGGCCTACCGATTTAGCCACTACAACCAAGTACACACCGCGAATTTGCTGGGTTTGAGTCGCAACATCATCCGCACCCGCCTGATCAAAATCGGCGAACTGGCGGTTAATAAACGCAGAAAGAATGACGACGCCGAGGAGGAGCGATTCCTGCAACTGTCGATCTAG
- the ssuD gene encoding FMNH2-dependent alkanesulfonate monooxygenase, translating to MDVFWFLPTHGDGHYLGTTKGARPVTLNYLKQVAQAADDLGYHGVLIPTGRSCEDSWVIASALVPLTERLRFLVAIRPGIISPTVSARMAATLDRLSGGRLLINVVTGGDPDENRGDGSFLDHSERYEVSDEFLQIWRRVLQGESVDFEGKHLRVQNAKALYPPIQKPYPPLYFGGSSEAAHALAADQVDVYLTWGEPPAAVAEKIADVRKRAALKGRTVRFGIRLHVIVRETSEEAWQAADTLIEHISDETIASAQKSFSRFDSEGQRRMAALHDGRRDNLEIAPNLWAGVGLVRGGAGTALVGNPQEVAARIKEYADLGIESFIFSGYPHLEEAYRFAELVFPLLPEPYASLAGRGITNLTGPFGEMIANDVLPTQANA from the coding sequence ATGGACGTTTTCTGGTTCCTCCCCACTCACGGCGACGGCCATTACTTGGGCACCACTAAGGGCGCCCGCCCCGTCACCCTGAACTACCTGAAACAAGTGGCCCAGGCCGCAGACGACCTCGGTTATCACGGTGTGCTGATACCCACCGGCCGTTCGTGCGAAGACTCTTGGGTCATCGCCTCGGCCCTGGTCCCACTGACCGAACGCCTGCGTTTTCTCGTGGCGATTCGTCCGGGGATTATTTCGCCCACCGTGTCGGCCCGGATGGCCGCAACGCTGGATCGATTGTCCGGCGGCAGACTGCTGATCAACGTGGTCACCGGTGGCGATCCAGATGAAAATCGCGGCGACGGCAGCTTCTTGGATCACAGCGAACGCTACGAAGTCTCCGACGAGTTTCTACAGATTTGGCGCAGGGTCTTGCAAGGTGAATCCGTTGATTTCGAAGGCAAGCATTTGCGCGTGCAGAACGCCAAAGCGCTCTACCCGCCGATCCAAAAACCTTACCCGCCGTTGTATTTCGGCGGTTCGTCAGAAGCCGCCCACGCGTTAGCCGCAGATCAAGTGGACGTCTACCTGACGTGGGGCGAGCCACCGGCCGCCGTAGCGGAAAAGATCGCTGATGTTCGCAAACGAGCCGCACTCAAGGGCCGCACGGTGCGCTTCGGTATTCGGCTGCACGTGATCGTGCGTGAAACCAGCGAAGAGGCCTGGCAAGCTGCCGACACACTGATCGAACACATCAGCGATGAAACCATCGCATCGGCGCAAAAATCCTTCTCGCGCTTTGATTCCGAAGGCCAGCGGCGCATGGCAGCGTTGCACGATGGCCGTCGCGACAACCTGGAAATTGCGCCAAACCTGTGGGCCGGTGTTGGCCTGGTACGAGGCGGCGCAGGCACCGCGTTGGTGGGCAACCCGCAGGAAGTCGCGGCGCGAATCAAGGAATACGCGGACCTGGGCATCGAAAGCTTTATCTTCTCCGGTTATCCGCACCTGGAAGAAGCCTATCGCTTTGCCGAATTGGTGTTCCCGCTGCTGCCAGAACCCTACGCCAGCCTGGCGGGACGCGGCATCACCAACCTGACCGGGCCGTTCGGCGAAATGATCGCCAACGACGTACTGCCGACCCAGGCCAACGCCTAA